One segment of Vagococcus martis DNA contains the following:
- the murG gene encoding undecaprenyldiphospho-muramoylpentapeptide beta-N-acetylglucosaminyltransferase: MKVLVSGGGTGGHIYPAISIVHYIREKYPESEFLYIGTEKGLESKLVPSQSIPFKTIEIQGFYRSLTLKNLKTMYLFLTSIKQAKRYIKEFQPDIVIGTGGYVCGSVVYAASKLNVPTIIHEQNSVAGMTNKFLSKYVDKVGICFSDAAEYFPTEKVELVGNPRAQEVTFIEKKPVLEEYGLSSSKPTIIIFGGSRGAQTINNAMKEALPLFEGKPYQVLYASGTIYFDEFNEYKDLIKRLDNVTIVPYIDNMVDVLVNVEALVGRAGATSMAEITALGLPSILVPSPNVTDDHQTKNAMSLVNKQAALMVKDNDLTGKVLVKNIDKLMLDDKFREDMAKASKKEGIPDAMDRLYGLIQELT, from the coding sequence ATGAAAGTATTGGTATCCGGTGGAGGAACAGGTGGTCATATTTACCCAGCCATCTCGATTGTTCACTATATTAGAGAAAAATATCCAGAGTCGGAATTTCTATACATTGGTACAGAAAAAGGTTTGGAAAGTAAATTAGTACCTAGTCAGAGTATTCCGTTTAAAACAATTGAAATACAAGGATTTTATCGCTCGTTAACCTTGAAAAATTTAAAAACAATGTATTTGTTTTTAACGAGTATTAAACAGGCTAAACGCTACATTAAAGAGTTTCAACCTGATATTGTGATTGGGACAGGTGGTTATGTTTGTGGCTCAGTCGTATACGCTGCAAGTAAACTGAATGTACCAACTATTATCCATGAACAAAATAGTGTAGCGGGTATGACAAATAAATTTTTATCAAAATATGTCGATAAAGTCGGAATTTGTTTTTCTGACGCAGCAGAGTATTTTCCTACAGAAAAAGTTGAATTAGTTGGGAATCCTAGAGCGCAAGAAGTTACTTTTATTGAGAAAAAACCTGTTTTAGAAGAGTACGGTTTATCTTCATCTAAACCAACGATTATTATATTTGGGGGGAGTCGTGGGGCGCAGACGATTAATAATGCAATGAAAGAAGCATTGCCATTATTTGAAGGAAAACCATATCAAGTTTTATATGCTTCAGGTACCATTTACTTTGATGAATTCAATGAGTATAAAGATTTAATTAAAAGGTTAGACAATGTAACAATTGTCCCTTATATTGATAATATGGTAGATGTTTTAGTCAATGTAGAGGCATTAGTTGGTAGAGCTGGTGCTACTAGTATGGCTGAAATTACAGCACTTGGCTTACCGTCTATTTTAGTACCAAGTCCCAATGTTACAGATGATCATCAAACAAAAAATGCTATGAGTTTAGTTAATAAACAAGCCGCATTGATGGTAAAAGATAATGATTTGACAGGTAAAGTGCTTGTAAAAAATATTGACAAACTTATGTTGGATGATAAATTTAGAGAAGATATGGCAAAAGCATCTAAAAAAGAGGGAATACCAGATGCGATGGATCGATTGTATGGATTGATTCAAGAACTAACCTAA
- a CDS encoding cell division protein FtsQ/DivIB, producing MSYKKDDDKGDNQNENKLIKSSKSELTKHQKKLPAKNNRINKLSPFNGLTPVEEKKLTRRLTSILVTLTIGILITLYIISPLSKLQGVTIQGIDKADNTSIIKASHLKVGENMWRQYFDKNQEMKQVVAKNPRVKTAKLSITKFNHFKIKVTEYDVLAVLSKDDKLYPVLSNGKILSEPAKESEKELPKLIGFKEGESLDSLLMSYENFSAKIKTEITSIESQATKTNPFRIKLEMKDGNQVIGLSTTIADKLIFYDKIAAELKDKSVIDMEAGKTGVYSYPIETHESSVSDGLSNESSSESKINGF from the coding sequence ATGTCATACAAAAAAGATGATGATAAAGGTGACAATCAGAATGAAAATAAATTAATAAAGTCATCTAAATCTGAACTAACCAAGCATCAAAAAAAATTACCTGCAAAGAATAATCGAATTAACAAGCTCTCACCTTTTAATGGGCTAACACCAGTTGAAGAGAAAAAATTAACTAGACGACTGACTAGTATTTTAGTTACCTTGACTATTGGAATATTAATCACGCTCTACATCATTTCTCCGTTAAGTAAATTACAAGGAGTAACAATACAAGGTATTGATAAAGCTGATAATACGTCGATTATTAAAGCTAGTCATTTGAAAGTTGGCGAGAATATGTGGCGACAATATTTTGATAAAAATCAAGAAATGAAACAAGTTGTTGCAAAAAATCCACGAGTTAAAACAGCTAAATTATCCATTACTAAATTTAATCATTTTAAGATTAAAGTCACAGAGTATGATGTATTAGCGGTTCTGTCGAAAGATGATAAACTTTATCCAGTTCTATCAAATGGTAAAATATTGAGTGAGCCAGCTAAAGAATCGGAAAAAGAGTTACCAAAATTAATTGGTTTTAAAGAAGGTGAAAGTTTAGATTCACTTTTAATGTCTTATGAGAATTTTTCAGCCAAAATAAAAACTGAAATTACATCAATCGAGTCTCAAGCAACAAAAACTAATCCATTTCGTATTAAATTAGAAATGAAAGATGGAAATCAAGTGATTGGATTATCAACAACCATAGCAGATAAACTTATTTTTTACGATAAAATCGCTGCTGAATTAAAAGATAAAAGTGTAATAGATATGGAAGCAGGAAAAACAGGGGTTTATTCGTACCCAATCGAAACACATGAAAGTAGTGTAAGTGATGGTTTATCAAACGAAAGTTCTAGTGAAAGTAAAATTAATGGTTTTTAA
- the ftsA gene encoding cell division protein FtsA, producing MAKTGIYVSLDIGTTSIKVVVAEYIENQINIIGVGNAKSKGLDRGIVIDIDKAVQSVQRAIKQAEEKSGVQIKSVSVGIPANLLEVEKCEGMIAVNNESKEITDRDVKNVASAAVVRSTPPERQVITLIPQEFKVDGFEGIKDPRGMIGVRLDMKGLLYTGPKTIVHNIQKCVEKAGLVIDEMVITPLALASSILSDGEKDFGTTIIDMGGGQTTTSVMYERELKFSHVEQEGGEFVTKDISVVLNTSLTNAEALKINYGYAYPERTSPNEEFPVDVIGKNEPVRIDERYLSEIIEARVEQIFSKSKMMLDSIDALNLPGGVILTGGAASLPGVVELAADMFGTNVKLYVPNHMGLRNPVYANAIAIVEYVAQLDEVYHVTKLAVTGDKKRPTKSVRDVPTETKQHDKTVQQAKEPVTEMPVNEPVQAKEEGFGGKVKGFLSNIFD from the coding sequence ATGGCCAAAACAGGAATATATGTAAGTCTTGACATCGGTACAACATCAATTAAAGTTGTCGTAGCCGAGTACATAGAAAATCAAATTAACATTATCGGTGTAGGAAATGCAAAATCAAAAGGGTTGGATCGTGGGATTGTTATAGATATTGACAAAGCTGTCCAATCTGTTCAAAGAGCAATTAAACAAGCAGAAGAAAAATCAGGTGTTCAAATTAAAAGTGTCAGCGTAGGAATTCCAGCTAATCTTTTAGAAGTTGAAAAATGTGAAGGTATGATTGCAGTTAACAATGAATCAAAAGAGATTACAGATAGGGATGTCAAAAATGTGGCATCTGCGGCTGTAGTTCGATCAACGCCGCCAGAGCGCCAAGTCATTACATTGATTCCACAAGAGTTTAAAGTAGATGGATTTGAAGGGATTAAAGATCCTCGTGGTATGATTGGTGTCCGTTTAGATATGAAGGGACTATTATATACTGGTCCCAAAACAATTGTCCACAACATCCAAAAATGTGTTGAGAAAGCTGGATTGGTTATTGATGAGATGGTTATTACCCCTCTAGCACTTGCTTCATCTATTTTATCTGATGGGGAAAAAGATTTTGGAACAACTATTATTGACATGGGTGGTGGTCAAACGACTACTTCTGTTATGTACGAACGTGAACTAAAATTCTCGCACGTGGAGCAAGAAGGTGGAGAATTTGTTACAAAAGATATCTCTGTCGTTTTAAATACATCGTTGACTAATGCTGAAGCGTTAAAAATTAATTATGGTTATGCTTATCCAGAAAGAACATCACCTAATGAAGAATTTCCAGTTGATGTAATTGGAAAAAATGAACCAGTCAGAATAGACGAACGTTATTTATCCGAGATTATTGAGGCGAGAGTGGAACAAATTTTTTCTAAGTCAAAAATGATGTTAGATAGTATTGATGCATTAAACTTGCCAGGTGGGGTTATCTTAACAGGTGGTGCAGCTAGTTTACCTGGAGTAGTTGAGTTAGCAGCCGACATGTTTGGGACAAACGTTAAATTATATGTGCCAAATCATATGGGACTTCGCAATCCTGTTTATGCAAATGCTATTGCTATTGTTGAATATGTCGCTCAACTTGATGAGGTTTATCATGTCACAAAATTAGCGGTTACTGGAGACAAAAAACGTCCAACTAAATCTGTGAGAGACGTACCAACTGAGACAAAACAACATGATAAAACTGTACAGCAAGCAAAAGAACCCGTTACAGAAATGCCAGTTAACGAACCTGTTCAAGCAAAAGAAGAAGGTTTTGGTGGCAAGGTAAAAGGTTTCTTGTCCAATATATTTGACTAA
- a CDS encoding YggS family pyridoxal phosphate-dependent enzyme, whose translation MMLQTLQQNVEAVQKEVEQVCKCSHRAFNDVTVICVTKSVDKETTKQVIDLGYEHVAENRMDKLLEKQDYLKDYRQIKWHFIGNLQRRKVKSIINQIDYFHALDKLSLAQEIQKRATKRVKCFVQVNVSGESTKQGISPESLINFIKDLEDFDRIEVVGLMTMAPIDSSLDELSHYFSQLKILQTTIANKNFKHAPCTELSMGMSQDFVPAIECGATFVRIGSRFFES comes from the coding sequence ATGATGCTGCAAACACTCCAACAAAATGTTGAAGCTGTTCAAAAAGAGGTAGAGCAAGTTTGTAAATGCAGTCATAGAGCATTCAATGATGTAACAGTTATATGTGTAACAAAGTCAGTAGATAAGGAAACGACTAAACAGGTAATTGACTTAGGATATGAGCATGTGGCTGAGAATCGAATGGATAAGTTACTAGAAAAGCAAGACTATTTAAAAGATTATCGTCAAATTAAGTGGCATTTTATAGGCAACTTACAAAGGCGAAAAGTTAAAAGTATTATTAATCAAATTGATTATTTTCATGCATTGGATAAACTGTCATTAGCACAAGAAATACAAAAAAGAGCGACAAAACGGGTTAAGTGTTTTGTCCAAGTAAATGTTTCTGGAGAAAGTACCAAACAAGGTATTTCTCCAGAAAGTTTGATAAACTTCATTAAGGATTTAGAAGATTTTGATAGAATTGAAGTTGTTGGTCTAATGACCATGGCTCCTATTGATTCAAGTCTTGACGAATTATCTCATTATTTTAGCCAATTAAAAATATTGCAAACAACAATTGCTAATAAAAATTTTAAACATGCACCTTGTACGGAGTTAAGTATGGGAATGAGCCAAGATTTTGTTCCAGCAATTGAATGTGGCGCAACGTTTGTTAGGATTGGTTCGAGATTTTTCGAATCTTAG
- a CDS encoding cell division protein SepF translates to MKIFNKAGERFSDFFGVSDDDERYEESEPFVDEQIEEIIVEKPTPTKAETIQQKSEIQESNIKINEQNSVASGKEYGRTDEKNQSVSMPENQYTNEKIVEMNTYHQSTSNGNKRMVVSRQHRKVSVYEPRDYIDCKQIAQALFRREIVILSFRLMKEQPARRIVDFMTGVVYAVDGDIQRLGDDIFICTPPNVDVDSSITRNIITNHLTEY, encoded by the coding sequence GTGAAGATATTCAATAAAGCTGGTGAGCGGTTTTCTGATTTTTTTGGTGTGTCTGATGATGATGAAAGATATGAAGAAAGTGAGCCTTTCGTGGATGAGCAAATTGAGGAAATCATAGTTGAAAAACCAACTCCTACTAAGGCTGAAACAATCCAACAAAAATCAGAGATACAAGAAAGTAACATTAAAATAAATGAACAAAATTCTGTTGCATCAGGTAAGGAATACGGTCGAACAGATGAGAAAAATCAATCTGTTTCTATGCCTGAAAACCAATATACCAACGAAAAAATAGTTGAAATGAATACCTATCATCAGTCGACCTCAAATGGAAACAAACGTATGGTAGTTTCTAGGCAGCATAGAAAAGTATCTGTATACGAACCACGTGACTATATTGACTGTAAGCAAATTGCACAGGCACTTTTTAGAAGAGAAATTGTTATTTTATCTTTTCGATTGATGAAAGAGCAACCTGCTAGACGTATCGTAGACTTTATGACGGGTGTAGTATATGCAGTTGATGGAGATATTCAACGATTAGGTGATGATATTTTTATATGCACGCCACCAAATGTTGATGTTGATTCTAGTATTACTCGTAACATAATCACAAATCATTTAACTGAATATTAA
- a CDS encoding YggT family protein, protein MIALISKAIQIYTYVLVIYALLSWFPGAYDSKIGQFIIRISRPYLSMFDRLNLSIGPIDFTIIVAIFVLQLAGNGLVIILSRLIYMF, encoded by the coding sequence ATTATCGCTTTAATTTCTAAAGCAATACAAATCTATACTTATGTATTGGTGATTTATGCTTTACTTTCGTGGTTTCCAGGAGCGTATGATTCTAAGATAGGTCAGTTTATTATACGGATTTCTAGGCCATATTTGAGTATGTTTGATCGCTTAAATTTAAGTATCGGTCCGATTGATTTTACAATTATTGTAGCAATATTTGTACTTCAGTTGGCAGGAAATGGGTTAGTTATAATATTATCACGATTAATATATATGTTTTAA
- a CDS encoding YlmH family RNA-binding protein gives MQANVYQHFRKDEHPFIDIVGNWMEQVEMQYAPVVTDFLNPREMFILKTLVGNSEDISLSFFGGYDFSERKCAILYPSYYEPSETDYEVLVYQIKYPLKFGHLTHGKVLGTLMSTGVKREFIGDIITDGQQWQVFLKKSIANYIIQQVDKIGSFGVKFDEVSWKDILQPIDEWTEESLTISSLRIDNIISTVYNISRQRSKLIVESKKVKVNWTEVDRVDYLVDYLDIISVRGLGRVQLQETLGKTKKDKIRLKIKVLRK, from the coding sequence TTGCAAGCTAATGTGTACCAGCATTTTCGCAAGGACGAGCATCCTTTTATTGATATAGTAGGTAATTGGATGGAACAAGTGGAAATGCAATATGCACCAGTTGTTACTGATTTTTTAAATCCAAGAGAGATGTTTATTCTGAAAACACTAGTTGGTAATAGCGAGGATATATCGTTATCTTTCTTTGGTGGATATGATTTTTCTGAGAGAAAATGCGCTATTCTATACCCTAGTTATTATGAGCCAAGTGAGACCGATTATGAAGTTCTCGTTTATCAAATAAAGTATCCATTGAAGTTTGGGCATTTAACACATGGCAAGGTACTTGGAACACTGATGAGTACAGGTGTTAAAAGAGAATTTATTGGCGATATTATCACAGATGGCCAGCAGTGGCAGGTATTTCTAAAAAAATCAATTGCTAACTATATTATTCAACAAGTTGACAAAATAGGTTCGTTTGGAGTAAAATTTGACGAAGTAAGTTGGAAAGATATTTTACAACCAATTGATGAGTGGACAGAAGAGAGTTTAACCATATCATCATTAAGAATTGATAATATTATTTCTACAGTATATAATATATCTAGACAGCGTTCTAAGTTAATAGTTGAATCAAAAAAAGTAAAGGTAAACTGGACTGAAGTTGATCGTGTTGATTATCTAGTGGATTATCTAGATATTATATCAGTAAGGGGATTAGGAAGAGTTCAGTTGCAAGAAACATTAGGAAAGACTAAAAAAGATAAAATTCGTTTGAAAATTAAAGTTTTAAGAAAGTAG
- a CDS encoding DivIVA domain-containing protein — protein MGIKPIDITNKSFNTKFKGYDRDEVDDFLDQIALEVEKLTQENRSLEKEVKQANDKLGYFNELKDSLNQSIIVAQDTADKLKENAIRESDLAIQQSQAQSEDILAHANKMSDELITGATNKANQILSEASERARQLAVETDDLKKKTRIFHRNLNVLLESQLQIVQSDEWDEILKPFGAYVDSSHQAFKQVLDAVEAANGVDPTSPAVNTKPAFDNVPKNKATIKQPEIKVSTTRENTNKPAEKPAEKNDETKKLNKVERATRPRVK, from the coding sequence ATGGGAATTAAACCAATCGATATAACTAATAAAAGTTTTAATACAAAATTTAAAGGGTATGACCGTGATGAGGTAGATGATTTTCTTGATCAAATCGCTTTAGAAGTGGAAAAACTAACTCAAGAAAATCGTTCGCTAGAAAAAGAAGTGAAACAAGCTAATGATAAACTAGGTTATTTCAATGAATTGAAAGATTCATTGAATCAATCAATTATTGTGGCACAAGATACAGCTGATAAATTGAAAGAAAATGCTATTAGAGAATCTGACTTAGCAATTCAACAGTCGCAAGCACAATCTGAAGATATCTTAGCGCATGCTAACAAAATGTCTGATGAATTAATTACAGGAGCAACTAATAAAGCAAATCAAATTCTTTCTGAAGCAAGTGAACGTGCTCGTCAGTTAGCCGTTGAAACAGATGACTTGAAGAAGAAAACACGTATCTTCCACAGAAACTTAAATGTGTTATTAGAATCACAACTACAAATTGTACAAAGTGATGAGTGGGACGAAATTCTTAAACCATTTGGTGCCTATGTTGATAGTAGTCACCAAGCGTTTAAACAAGTTCTTGATGCGGTTGAAGCGGCAAATGGCGTTGATCCAACATCACCAGCTGTAAACACAAAACCAGCTTTTGATAACGTTCCAAAGAATAAAGCAACAATCAAACAGCCTGAAATTAAAGTATCAACAACACGTGAAAATACTAATAAACCAGCTGAAAAACCAGCTGAAAAAAATGACGAAACAAAAAAGTTAAATAAAGTTGAACGTGCAACACGTCCAAGAGTTAAATAA
- the ileS gene encoding isoleucine--tRNA ligase, with amino-acid sequence MKMKETLHLGKTSFPMRGNLPVREVEWQKEWEEKDLYGQRQKLNEGKPTFILHDGPPYANGNIHLGHALNKVSKDIIVRFKSMSGFRAPFVPGWDTHGLPIEQVLTKKGVKRKEMPRAEYLEMCKEYALSQVDKQRNDFKRLGVSGDWNNPYITLTPDYEAAQIRVFGKMAEKGYIYKGLKPIYWSPSSESSLAEAEIEYKDVKSASIYVAFDVKDGGDVLDNDTSFVIWTTTPWTLPANLAISVNPEYVYVVVEADGKKFVVAKELLETVTKEIGWETVSVIKEIKGTELENLTAQHPFYDRESRLILGDHVTLDAGTGLVHTAPGHGEDDYIVCRKYGIEVISPVDSRGCYTDEAPGFEGIFYDKANPMITEMLEESGHLLKLDFFTHSYPHDWRTKKPVIYRATPQWFASIDKFRGDILSEIEKVDWIIPWGRTRLYNMVRDRGDWVISRQRAWGVPLPVFYAENGEAIITPETTEHVANLFAEHGSKVWFEREAKELLPEGFTHPGSPNGEFTKETDIMDVWFDSGSSHEAVLKGRSDLSFPADLYLEGSDQYRGWFNSSITTSVAINGVAPYKAVLSQGFTLDPQGRKQSKSLGNTIEPNKVTNQMGADILRLWVSSVDYESDVKVDMNTLNQIAEVYRKIRNTMRFLLANTSDFDVKKDRVEYDKLRSVDKYMMIRLNDTVKTIRDKGYENYSFSTVYKSLVNFCTNDLSAFYLDFAKDVVYIEAGDNHERRAMQTVFYDILVTLTKLMTPILPFTSEEIWSHLQEEEEYVQLSELPGYDTYPDQEDIMELWDGFMEVRTNVLKALEEARNSKLIGKSFEAKVTIYPNEPKAMLLNALNTNLAQVLIVSDLVVEKPTTEVPEKAVRFNDVAILVEPAQGETCQRCRAIKEDVGSHKDLPTLCNRCAEIVETNYPEAVAEGLE; translated from the coding sequence ATGAAAATGAAAGAAACGTTGCATTTAGGAAAAACAAGTTTTCCAATGCGTGGTAATTTACCAGTAAGAGAAGTTGAATGGCAAAAAGAATGGGAAGAAAAAGATCTTTATGGACAACGTCAAAAATTAAATGAAGGCAAACCAACATTCATTTTACATGATGGACCACCGTACGCAAATGGAAATATCCATTTAGGTCATGCATTAAATAAAGTTAGTAAAGACATCATTGTTCGTTTTAAATCAATGTCAGGTTTTCGTGCACCATTTGTACCAGGTTGGGATACTCATGGACTACCAATTGAACAAGTTTTGACCAAAAAAGGTGTTAAACGCAAAGAAATGCCTAGAGCAGAATACTTAGAAATGTGTAAAGAATACGCACTTAGCCAAGTTGATAAACAACGTAACGATTTTAAACGATTAGGTGTGTCAGGTGATTGGAATAATCCATACATCACACTTACACCAGATTACGAAGCAGCACAAATCCGAGTATTTGGAAAAATGGCGGAAAAAGGATATATCTATAAAGGATTAAAACCAATTTACTGGTCTCCTTCTAGTGAGTCTTCATTAGCTGAAGCAGAAATTGAATATAAAGACGTTAAATCTGCATCAATTTATGTTGCGTTTGATGTGAAAGATGGCGGAGATGTATTAGATAATGACACAAGTTTTGTTATTTGGACAACAACTCCTTGGACTTTACCTGCTAACTTAGCAATCAGTGTAAACCCTGAATATGTTTATGTTGTAGTAGAAGCAGATGGCAAAAAATTTGTCGTAGCAAAAGAATTATTAGAAACTGTCACAAAAGAAATCGGTTGGGAAACTGTTTCGGTTATTAAAGAGATTAAAGGGACAGAATTAGAAAATCTAACAGCTCAGCACCCATTTTACGATAGAGAATCTCGCTTAATTCTTGGAGACCATGTTACATTAGATGCTGGTACTGGTTTAGTCCATACAGCTCCTGGACACGGGGAAGATGACTACATTGTTTGCCGTAAATATGGTATTGAGGTTATTTCACCTGTAGATTCTCGTGGATGTTATACAGATGAAGCACCGGGATTTGAAGGAATCTTCTATGATAAAGCTAATCCAATGATTACAGAAATGTTAGAAGAAAGTGGTCATTTACTAAAACTTGATTTCTTTACACATAGTTACCCACATGATTGGCGTACAAAAAAACCTGTAATTTATCGTGCGACACCACAATGGTTTGCATCAATTGATAAATTTAGAGGCGACATTCTATCAGAAATTGAAAAAGTTGACTGGATTATTCCATGGGGAAGAACCCGTCTATATAACATGGTTCGTGACCGTGGCGATTGGGTTATCTCTAGACAACGTGCTTGGGGTGTGCCATTACCAGTATTTTATGCTGAAAATGGTGAGGCAATTATTACACCTGAAACAACAGAACATGTGGCGAATTTATTTGCCGAGCATGGATCTAAAGTTTGGTTTGAAAGAGAAGCCAAAGAGTTATTACCAGAAGGCTTTACACATCCAGGTAGTCCAAATGGCGAATTTACAAAAGAAACTGACATCATGGATGTTTGGTTTGACTCAGGTTCATCACATGAAGCTGTATTAAAAGGCAGAAGTGATTTATCATTTCCAGCTGATTTGTACCTAGAAGGATCTGACCAATATCGTGGATGGTTCAACTCAAGTATTACAACAAGTGTGGCAATTAACGGCGTGGCACCATATAAAGCAGTTCTTTCTCAAGGATTTACATTAGACCCACAAGGACGTAAACAAAGTAAATCTTTAGGAAATACGATTGAGCCAAATAAAGTTACCAATCAAATGGGTGCAGATATTTTAAGACTTTGGGTATCAAGTGTCGATTATGAATCAGATGTTAAAGTAGACATGAACACATTAAATCAAATTGCAGAAGTTTATCGTAAAATTCGTAATACAATGCGTTTCCTATTAGCAAATACATCTGATTTTGATGTGAAAAAAGACCGTGTTGAATATGATAAATTGCGTTCAGTTGATAAATATATGATGATTCGTTTGAATGATACAGTTAAAACAATTCGTGATAAAGGATATGAAAACTATTCATTCTCTACAGTGTACAAGAGCTTAGTTAATTTCTGTACGAATGATTTATCAGCCTTCTATTTAGACTTCGCTAAAGATGTTGTTTACATCGAGGCAGGAGATAATCATGAACGCCGTGCAATGCAAACAGTATTTTATGATATTTTAGTGACATTAACTAAATTAATGACACCAATTTTACCATTTACTTCTGAAGAAATCTGGTCTCATTTACAAGAGGAAGAAGAATACGTACAACTTTCTGAATTACCTGGATATGATACTTACCCAGATCAAGAAGATATCATGGAACTTTGGGATGGTTTCATGGAAGTGAGAACAAACGTCTTAAAAGCTCTTGAAGAAGCAAGAAATAGTAAGCTAATTGGTAAATCATTTGAAGCAAAAGTTACGATTTATCCAAATGAACCAAAAGCAATGTTACTAAATGCATTAAACACTAACTTAGCGCAAGTATTGATTGTATCTGATTTAGTCGTTGAAAAACCAACAACTGAAGTACCAGAAAAAGCTGTTAGATTTAATGATGTGGCTATTTTAGTTGAACCTGCTCAAGGTGAAACATGTCAACGTTGTCGTGCAATTAAAGAAGATGTAGGAAGTCATAAAGATTTACCAACATTGTGTAATCGTTGTGCAGAAATTGTTGAAACAAATTATCCAGAAGCTGTGGCTGAAGGGTTAGAATAA
- a CDS encoding DUF4430 domain-containing protein translates to MKKLNRLVLGATLIVTLAGCGAKDNQKTTESSESSAKVSIVLKEEDKEFDSKEVSVKEDAVLYDVLKDNYDIEDTKGFITSIDGHKQDEKENKYWLYTINGKQAEKGVQETKVSDGDNVVFDLSKLD, encoded by the coding sequence ATGAAAAAACTAAATCGTTTGGTATTAGGAGCAACTCTGATTGTTACACTTGCAGGATGTGGAGCAAAAGACAATCAAAAAACGACAGAATCTAGTGAATCTAGTGCTAAAGTCAGCATTGTTTTAAAAGAAGAAGATAAAGAATTTGATTCAAAAGAAGTTAGTGTGAAAGAAGACGCTGTGTTATATGATGTATTAAAGGATAATTACGATATAGAAGATACAAAAGGATTTATCACCTCTATAGATGGTCATAAGCAAGATGAAAAAGAGAATAAATATTGGTTATATACAATCAATGGAAAACAAGCTGAAAAAGGTGTACAAGAAACAAAGGTATCTGACGGAGATAATGTCGTATTTGATTTATCTAAATTAGATTAG
- a CDS encoding ECF transporter S component, translating into MFKKISTKEITMIALLTAFCVVGRMLTTWIPNVQPITATLILVALYMGGIQAMVIGALSILITNFYLGMGIWTIAQILSFWTIILLVVLLKRIIPIKTSFFMQLVVSGLSGFFYGFLISVMLAPFFGVQNFWAYYITGMSFDMMHAFGTVFFYAILKKPFVHIIEKEINTRG; encoded by the coding sequence ATGTTTAAAAAAATAAGTACAAAAGAGATTACGATGATTGCGTTATTGACCGCTTTTTGTGTTGTCGGACGAATGTTAACAACTTGGATACCTAATGTACAGCCTATTACCGCAACGTTGATTCTTGTGGCGTTATACATGGGTGGAATTCAGGCGATGGTCATTGGAGCATTATCTATTTTGATTACTAATTTTTATTTAGGGATGGGGATTTGGACTATTGCCCAGATACTATCTTTTTGGACGATTATTTTATTGGTTGTATTGCTAAAAAGAATAATCCCTATTAAGACTAGCTTTTTTATGCAACTAGTAGTAAGTGGTTTATCAGGATTTTTCTACGGATTTTTAATTTCTGTTATGCTAGCACCATTTTTTGGCGTACAAAACTTTTGGGCTTACTATATTACAGGGATGAGCTTTGATATGATGCATGCGTTTGGTACAGTTTTTTTCTATGCTATATTGAAAAAGCCATTTGTTCACATTATTGAAAAAGAAATAAATACAAGAGGCTGA